CAGTCgtgggcaaaatattggaatccattcagagagaaaggataaactgtcacttagaaagacaaagattaatcaagcatagtcagcgtggatttgtgaagggaagatctcgtCTGATCAACTTGATCCAAtttcttgaagaagtaacaaggaagttgGATGATGGCactgtagttgatgcggtctagatggattttagcaaggattttgacaaggtcccacatggcagactggttaaaaaaaataaaatcccgtgtGATCCAGGAAAATACAGTAAGCTGGATGCAAATTAAGTTTAGTGGCAGGCAATAAATGGTAATTgttaacgggtgtttttgcgattggagggctgtttccattggcgttccgcttggctcaggactgggtcacctgctcattgtggtcgatattaatgatttgaacgtaaatgtacggaacatgaagaagaagtttacagatgacataaaaattggtcgtgtgatagaaaacgaggaggattgctgtcggctgcaggaagatgttgatggtctggacATATGAgcaaaaaatggcaaatggaattcaacccggataagtgtgaggtgatgcattttgggaggtcaaacaaggcaaaggaatacacgattaatgggaatatactgagttgtgtagagaatgtgagggaccttggagtaaatgaccactgacccagaaggtagcaggacaggtcgataaggtggttaagaaggcatatggaatccttccctttattagccgaggtatagaatataatagcaggaaggttatcctggaaatatatcaaccattggttaggctacaaattgagtactgtgtgcagttctcatcACCTCATTATAGAAGTGATGTAATTGCattatagagggtacagaggagatttacgaggacattTTCGGGAcctaaaaatgcagctatgaggaaagattgggtgggctgggatgttctccttggaacagagaagggtacatctgattgaaatatatcacattttgagaggcctggatagagtggaggtcaaTGGCCCATTTACCTTCATAGAGAATGACTCGGGGGCAAAGACttaaagtgtttggtagaaagattagaggggaaataagggaaagttttcctcacctagcaatgcaaaactgggcatccatgagggtctGTGGGCCATTTGGAttaatgtgtacagtactggtctccttatttaaggaacggtgtaaatgcgttggaggcagtacagagaaggtttactaggctaatgcctggaatggacgggctgtcttaaaaGGAAATATTGGAGAAgcaaagcttgtatccgctggaatttagaagagtaagatgtgacttgattgaaacatataatatcctgaggggtcttgacaggatggatgtggaaaggatgtttccccttgtgggagaatctataacaaggggtcactgtttagaaataaggggtcgcacatttaagacagagatgaggagattttttttttgttggaggGTCGTGagacttgggaattctcttcctcagaaggcgaaggaagcagagactttgaatatttttcaggtccaggtaaatagattcttgacaagAAAGGGAGTGTAGAAAACCGGGTCgtgctggaaatgtggagtaatcagttcagaaataaacttattgaatggcagagcaggctcgaagggctgagtggccgactcctgctcctaattcgtatgttcgtataagatGAGCGAGgtaccaacagcagcagaattgtactcaaccccaatctttaagctcatggcccggcatatccctcactctacaattaacatcaaaccaggagaccaaacgtgattcaatgaagagtgcagcagggcatgccagaagcagcaccaggcatacctcaaaatgaggtctcaacctggtgaagctacaacacaggattacttgcatgtcaaactgcgtatgcagcatccgatagacagagccaagcgatttcataaccaatggatcagatcgaagtgctgcagtcctgacacatccagccgtgaatggtggtagacaactaaacaactaactggaggaggtggctccacaaatatccccatcttcaatgatgagggagcccagcacatcagtgcaaaagataaggttgaaactTTTACAACAATCttcgctagaagtgccgagttgatgattcatctcagactattcctgaaggccccagcatcacagatgccagacttcagccaattcgaatcactccgtgtgacatcaagTAACGACTAAAGGTCCTGGATACTGCCAAGGCTCTGGGTTCTGACAATGTtctccaatagtactgaagacctgtgctccagcactTGCTGGGCccatagccaatctgttccagtacagctacaacactggcatgtacctagcaatgtggaatattccccaggtatgtcttggacaccaaaagcaggacaagtccaagctgGCTAATtagaccccatcagtctactctcaatcatcaataaagtgatggaaggtgtcatcaacagtgccatcaaacggcagttgctcagtaataacctggtcagtgacgctcagtttgtgttccaccagtgccactcagctcctgaccacattacagccttggttcaaacatgggcaaaagagctgaactcaagagtgagaagaaagtgactgcccttgacatcaaggcagcatttgaccgagtatggcaacaaggaacccgagcaaaactgaggtcaatgggaatcagtgggaaaactctctgctggttggagtcatacctagtgcaaaggaagatggttgtggttgttcgaagtcattcatctgaactccaggacatcactgcaagaggtcCATAAGGTATTGTCCTAtgtccaaccattttcagctgcttcatcaatgactttccttcaatcataaggtcagaagtgggatgttcactgaagattgcacaaggttcagcatgatttgtgactcctcagctactgacgcagtctgtgtagaaatgtagcaagacttggacaatatccaggcttgtgctgataaaaggcaagtaacattcacgccacacaagtgccaggcaactaccatctccaacaagagggattctaaccatctccccttaacattcaatggcaattagcatcgctgaatcccccactatcaatatccgagggtctaccattgaccagaaactgaactggagtagccatataaataccgtggctacaagagcagatcagaggataggaatcctgcgacgagcaaataacctgctgactccccaaagcgtgtccaccattTCCAAGGcgggagtcaggagtgtgatggaatactctccacttgcctggatgcgttcagatccaacaacactcaagaagctcgacaccatcctggacaaagcagcccacttgattgccaccccatgcacaaacattcactccctccaccaccgacacacagtagcagcaatgcgtaccatccacatgatgtactgcagcaacacaccaaggctttttagacagcaccttgcaaacccgcgaacactaccaactagaagcacaagggtagtagatgcatgggaccaccatcacctgccagttcccctccaaatcacacatcatcctgacttcgaactatattgccattccttcactgtcgctatgtcaaaattctggaactcccttcctaacaacactatgattgtacctacctcacatggagtgtagtggttcaagaagccatCTCACCACAACCCCctcaagggcagttatggatgggcaataaatgctggccaagccagcaacacccacatcatatgaatgaataaatcaaacagggtggtggtggtctggaactcactgcctgaaagggtagttgaagtataaaccttcaaatcattcaaaagaagtctggatattcatctcaagtgccGGAATCTgccgggttacggaccaaatgctggcaggtgggattagaatgggtggaaattttttcggctggcacagatacgatgggtcaagtggttcctttctgtgccataaacgttcaatgtttctatgattctgagtGAATGCATATCTCTCCTTCTCACCATCACCCAAGCCTCTCGCCCACTccacatctttctctctctctctctgcctttttttcgctattgatgctgtctctctccctctgcctttggtgctgtatctatgtTGGCGATACAGTTACTGAGTGTTATGTGTATGCATTCTATTGTAGTActgatggtctctctctctctctctctctctctttctctctctgatgatacaggtgaaggtgaaatactgttgttcagtgtgatatggacacacagtTGGAcattataataataaaagcaaaatactgcggatgctggaaatctgaaataaaaacatgaaatgctgaaaatactcagcatgtctggtagcatctgtggagagagaagcagagttaacgtttcatgtcagtgacctttcttcgaacCCCTTCACCCCTCTGTCACCTTCACCTGTAtcatcagagagagacacacacagacagacatagagCGAGTGAGAGACTATCAGTACTACAATAGAATACATACATATAACACTCACTAACTGTATCGCGAacatagatacagcaccaaaggcagagggagagacacaattccgaagaagagtcactgacccgaaacgttaactctgcttctctctccacagatgctgccagaccttttggaaATGTAAGActgatacactctctctctccctctctcacccctctctctctttcactctccctctctctgtccctctgttgcTGTATATTAAAGGGTAATGGTGTTATTGAGCGTGTTATGGACACGCTGAACAGACGGTGTCTTCAGTCCTGCAACGAAGGACGGAGAGAACCAGCCTGTCACTGCctggaacaaaaaaaaaacacagcgtCTGAATGTGGGATTATTCTATAACTGGACATCTCTCCTCGTTGACAATGGGATGTCTGGGACACCTGGAAAAATATGGATAGACTATAGGAAGAGACAGTCGATAATTTGTATTTTCACCGTCAGGAAACATGTTTATGTGTGCGATCAATAACATCAAACCGGACAGTAGTTTGAACACATTCAAAGCTGTGATTTGCTCTTGCCGTCGAACCTGATAAACATACAACATTCGCAGCGCCAGTCTCAGAGTATTTAACACTTACTGAGTCTAGAAAATACAAATACCCACCGTGAATCCGCAGCACAGGCCGAGCGAAGGGGAAATCCTGTCCTGGGAACGCTAAATTGAGCGAACAGTTCGGCCTGAGATTGTgtggatgtgaatattgtggaagagagtgtattaaaggggcgggcgcgttagtctaatgccactgtgtttgtgggtctggtctcatcgtcggatttccgagtccctcttgtgtaaaataacaagattttccagtcaaagaagcactttgctccccttctaatcctcaaagtgggaatgaagtgttgtttgtttgttgatttcaagattttaatcgaaaagtatggaacatgtcagcgatcggctgagagagtcatcagtgcagcaatgaaacgggtttcagtcgaaaatggagtctttacttcaagtgaaacctctgtgacagcaaacattctgatgtcagagacaggaaggatctagcctgggactctggaatacccgaatttcagtggaattggagagtttaggaccagagagaaacacagagaggcagcaggagccgggagctgacagcaggttgtctccgccccgtccgctcgctgcctttaagttgctcagtgccgccaccaccagcttcatttctgacccagttctgactgacagagagactttgtgcagagtcctggacatgaccgatactgcagccgccgaaacggctcctccagccgccgccgctcaagtcaagactcccaagaagaagaaggcggctccccggaaggggtcaggcggtcccaagttgggcgagctgatcctcaagactgtggcggaatgcagtgtccgcagtgggatgtcactgcaggcaataaagaaggctctgcgtgttaaaggtgtcgatgtggagaagggcaagttccaaatcaagcaaagtatcaagcggcttgtggcgaaagacttcctggtgcagacgaagggcacgggggcctccggcaccttcaaaatcgcgaaacaggaaaagaagggaaatgtggtgaagaagattaagacaggagcagccaagagatctttagtgaagaaaacagctgCCAAGAAACTGATAACAAAGAAAACAGCCAAGAAATCCCCAGGGAAGAAAATAGTCGGAATGAAAATGAGCAGCAAGAagacagcagccaagaaagtgagcagcaagaagacagcagccaagaaagtgagcagcaagaagacGGCAACGCCAAAGAAGGCGGTAAAGAAAGCAACGCTTCCAAAAAAATCTCCAGCGAAGAATGCTAATAAAGCCAAGAGGGCCACGGGCGGAAAGCCGCCCAAGAAAGTTCAATCATCAAGGGGCGGGAAgaagccgaaagcagcaaaggctcagaaagcagcccttggaaagaagtgaaacagcacgggaaacttgtagacatctgaacccaaaggctcttttcagagccacccacgtctctcaggaaagagctgatcccccgatcaaatgatccctgtcccgcagtCGTGTGCACATTTCACCTAGAAATGATTTGAATTAAATCCAAGTTCCCTGGTGACTCTCAACCCAGCCCTTCCTCACTCTCTGCAACAAATCAGGGATGTCCGGgcctcactgtacccgggtatatgttCGGTGAAGTCTCAGTTCATGCTCGTTTCAGGGCGACAGCCTGTAACACAGTAACACGGGCGAGATACCCCGCGTCACATCTCAAACTCCAATACATGATTTTCTAAAATTCAGCTGGGGTTCGGTTTCAGTAAACTGCTCAATCCGTCTGGGAGGAGAGGTGTGCGGAAACaggttgacttgtgatcggaagcactgcaCTTAGGCTTTTATATTACTAACTTTTATTTGTTACAGATCCGTATTTAGACCGCCGGTTTTTGTTATCATTGGCGATAAAGGCCGAATCTCCAGGTTTTATGCTGAGCTCGAATGTCGAGAACTGTTTTTTCttgaattggcggttcgagcaagtgggaggcggagcgagaggatcaaagacatttctctgctctgtctgtcactcagtttcctccagacccgcctctggctctctgtctctttctcagtcagGTCGGGGCAGGCTGTATAAAAAGGCAGCAGAAACTACTCGTTTCTCATTCAAAATCGGTTTGTCTGAAGAAGCGTCATGACgggaagaggtaaaggaggcaaaggactgggcaaaggcggagcaaagcggcaccgcaaagtgcttcgtgataacatccagggcatcaccaagccagcaattcggcgcctggctcgccgtggcggagtgaagcgaatctcgggtttgatctatgaggagacccgcggggtgctgaaggttttcctggagaatgtgatcagagatgcggtcacctacactgagcacgccaagcgcaagacggtcaccgccatggatgtggtgtacgctctgaaacgccagggccgcactctctatggattcggcggctaaacaaatccaccttgtctaccaaaaacaaaaggctcttctcagagccacccaaaaCCTCATATAGAGATAAGTAACTTTGAAACTGCAGCGGGGATGTCTTGGGATGTGAAATTGTTGCAGCTCATCCAATGTTATGTGGACTTTATCAGATCAGTATTGCATTCTCTTATAGTCACTTTACGTCTCACATTTTTTCACTGTCTTCTTCTGTTCCATGTTTAATAACCGCGTCATGAATTAAAAGGTTGCATTTGATAATGTCCATTGCCGACCTGAACCGCCGGTAAAGATGTAGAAAAGGATTTACTCCCGTTACAGTAAGAAATGGCCGGAGCTTTATTCCCGCCAGAGACCGAACAGGGAATGAATCCCTATTCAAACCGTGTTGGAAGACACAGAGGGGGATCGAGGGCGGAAAAAAATGACGCTAAAAGCAAtgagattttataattgttcccgCCAAATTAGGTTTTCTTTCATCTTTGCGTCGTTTACTAATTTGAaaatggcgggctttttgaaattgattcaATTTCTGTTGCAGTTCAACCGGATGTTGCCGgaactggaaaaaatgcagctatgaggaaagattgaatggtCCGTGGTTGTTCTCTGTGGCACAGAGaatgctgaggagagatctgattgaattggATTACATTTTGAGAAGCCTGGATAGAGTGTAggtgaagggccaatttaccttaaTACAGAGGTCACTGACGAGGGGTCAAAGACTTAAAGCGTTTGGTAGAATGATTTgagggaagatgaggacaaggttttttttccctctcatctagaggatggtgggggtctggaactcaatgcctgaaaggggagttgaggcagaaatcttcaaatcattcaaaagaagtctggatatgcacctcaagtgcatattctacaggattacagaccaaatgctggcaggtgggatgagaatgggtggagagctttccggctggcacagacaggaCCAACTACCGGTGAAGATGATGGATTTATTCCCGTGAGAGTAAGCAATGACCGGAGCTTTATTCCCGCCTGAGACCGAACAAGGAATGAACCCCAATTCAAACCGTATTGGAAGAAACGGAGGGGGAATCGAGGGCCGAAAAATGAAGCACCGAGCAAtgagattttataattgttcccCCGAATTCGGTTTTATTTAATCTTTGAGCAGTTTGCTAatttgaaattggcgggctttttgaaattgatgaaATTTCAGTTGCATTTCAACCAATCAGGGAGCAGCAATTCCCACCGCCCTTTTCCATCGTTTCAAATTGGATGATGGACGGGGCTTCATCCAATCACAACATTAGGGCGGTCGTTCGACTGTCTTAAATAGGCAGTCCCTGAGCAGCTTCAGCATTAAACGCGACATTGTGTAAGGTCTCCGTagataatggccagaaccaagcagacagcgcgcaaatcgaccggagggaaagctccccgcaagcagctggctaccaaagcggcccgcaagagcgctccagccacgggcggagtgaagaagcctcaccgttacagacccggcactgtggctctgagggagatccgccgctaccagaaatccaccgagctgctcatccgcaaactgcccttccagcgcctggtgcgggagatcgcacaggacttcaagacagacctgcgcttccagagctctgccgtcatggccctgcaggaggccagcgaggcttacctggtggggctctttgaggacaccaacctgtgcgccatccacgccaagcgagtcaccatcatgcccaaagacatccagctggcacgccgcatccgcggggagcgagcctaaactgaccctgccccgaactgagttcgcatcaaataccacaacggctcttttcagagccaccaaatcgacAAAAGAAAGAGTTGTGATCTCTTGTTCATTCCAGCACGTGAACGTCTCAGAAGGATTTGACCACTTATTTACTCAAAGCCGGGAGACACAAATACTTTTGTCTGCATCCGGCAGCTGGAGATTTAATGACGTGTCAGTTGTAAGATCTAGAGTAGCGATACCAATGTGCACAGCGCATTTTAATAGACCGGCGATCGTTTTCGGACTGAACAAATGTTTGTGGTACATAAAGGGTAGAATGGTAAAAGTGCCTTTCCAATAGGGTCTGAGGGAATTAGAATGCATTTCATCTGATGAGCAACTAAATGCCAAAATCCAGTACACGTCATTCCATCACAAAACAATGATAACAGTGTAATATTACAGTctttcagacagtaaccagccctttcacagataaagtgggtggctctgaaaagagcctttgggttcacagattcaagtcaggccgcttcacttgcccttcgtgctcggagcgctggttttcttgggcagcagcacggcctggatattaggcagcaccccgccctgagcgatggtcacccctcccaacagcttgttcagctcctcgtcgttgcggacggccagctgcaggtgtctggggatgatacggctcttcttgttgtcccgggccgcgttgccggccagctcgaggatttcagctgtcagatactcgagcacagcagccagatagaccggggctccggcacccacccgctcagcatagttccccttcttgaggtggcggtgaacacggccgaccgggaactgcaatccagctcgggaggagcgagacttggccttggcccgagatttaccaccggtcttccctcttccagacattgccacaatctcgcaaacactttcacgaagaatgctgagatccgcccacattcctcctccttgtaccttctggag
This DNA window, taken from Heterodontus francisci isolate sHetFra1 chromosome 45, sHetFra1.hap1, whole genome shotgun sequence, encodes the following:
- the LOC137356202 gene encoding histone H4, with the translated sequence MTGRGKGGKGLGKGGAKRHRKVLRDNIQGITKPAIRRLARRGGVKRISGLIYEETRGVLKVFLENVIRDAVTYTEHAKRKTVTAMDVVYALKRQGRTLYGFGG
- the LOC137356397 gene encoding histone H2A-like, which produces MSGRGKTGGKSRAKAKSRSSRAGLQFPVGRVHRHLKKGNYAERVGAGAPVYLAAVLEYLTAEILELAGNAARDNKKSRIIPRHLQLAVRNDEELNKLLGGVTIAQGGVLPNIQAVLLPKKTSARHFFPPSIPLCVFQHGLNRDSFPVRSLAGIKLRPFLTVTGVNPFLHLYRRFRSAMDIIKCNLLIHDAVIKHGTEEDSEKM